From a region of the Lentimicrobiaceae bacterium genome:
- the leuS gene encoding leucine--tRNA ligase, whose protein sequence is MDYSFKDIEEKWQKRWQDEQVYETKIDEDKPKFYVLDMFPYPSGAGLHVGHPLGYIASDIFSRYKKLKGFNVLHPMGYDAFGLPAEQYAIQTGTHPAVTTEKNIVRYRHQLDRIGFSYDWSREVKTCDPKYYHWTQWAFVKMFNSWYNNETQKAEDISTLIKEFERNGNVNINASTTFKGTFTANDWNSFAEKEQQDILMNYRIAFRAESSVNWCPELGTVLANDEVSEGLSIRGGYPVEKKLMMQWMLRITAYADRLLDGLDDLDWNESIKEIQRNWIGKSKGASIWFDIENSDKKIEVFTTRPDTIYGATFMVLAPEHELVAEITNKDQEKAVADYVAWTNSRTEVERMSEVKKVSGEFTGAYAINPLNGNKIPIWIADYVLMGYGTGAIMAVPAHDSRDFLFARHFNLPIIQVVKNTKDEVTVPTDEWTEPYDSKDGYSCNSDIINGLSVEEAIKKIIEEVENKQIGKAVTNYRLRDVIFSRQRYWGEPIPIYYKDGIAYSLKEEELPLCLPNVDSYLPTSTGEPPLAGLSDWKTNEGYQLEVTTMPGFAGSSAYYLRYMDPKNDKELVSQKAINYWQNVDLYVGGAEHSTGHLLYARFWNMFLFDLGITISTEPFKKMINQGMIQGRSSIAYRIKGENTFVSHNLIGDYDVQPIHVDIGLVHNDILNIEKFKQWRPELADAEFILEDGKYICGWEIEKMSKSLYNVVNPDELIDQYGADTLRIYEMFLGPIEQAKPWDTNGIEGVSRFIRKFWRLFHDNNNDFVVSDETPTKDELKILHKTIKKVEEDIERFSFNTGVSALMICVNELTDLKCNKRSILNDLIILASPYAPHVAEELWHLMGNQTFVVEQKFPVYNPEYIVDDTFKYPVSFNGKTRFFIELPASLSNAEIEAAVRQAPETTKWVADKSIKKIIIVPKKIVNFVIG, encoded by the coding sequence ATGGATTATTCGTTCAAAGATATAGAAGAAAAATGGCAAAAACGCTGGCAAGATGAACAGGTTTACGAAACTAAGATAGATGAAGATAAACCTAAGTTTTACGTTTTAGACATGTTTCCTTATCCATCTGGTGCGGGCTTGCATGTCGGTCACCCATTGGGTTACATTGCTTCCGACATTTTTTCAAGATATAAAAAGCTGAAGGGTTTTAATGTCCTTCATCCCATGGGATACGACGCTTTTGGACTACCTGCCGAGCAATACGCTATACAAACAGGTACGCATCCGGCAGTAACCACTGAAAAAAACATTGTTAGATACAGACACCAATTAGACCGTATTGGCTTTTCGTACGATTGGAGCAGAGAAGTTAAGACCTGCGACCCTAAGTATTATCACTGGACGCAATGGGCTTTTGTAAAAATGTTCAACTCGTGGTACAACAATGAAACACAAAAAGCCGAAGATATTTCAACATTGATAAAAGAATTTGAACGAAACGGAAACGTAAATATAAACGCCAGCACGACTTTTAAAGGAACTTTTACAGCCAACGATTGGAACAGCTTTGCCGAAAAAGAGCAACAAGATATTTTGATGAATTACAGAATTGCGTTCAGAGCAGAAAGTTCGGTAAATTGGTGTCCCGAATTGGGAACTGTTCTGGCAAACGATGAGGTTTCGGAAGGTTTGAGCATTAGAGGCGGTTATCCTGTCGAGAAAAAACTCATGATGCAGTGGATGCTTAGAATTACAGCGTATGCAGACAGGCTTTTGGACGGACTTGACGATTTGGACTGGAACGAATCTATTAAAGAAATACAACGCAACTGGATTGGCAAGAGCAAAGGTGCAAGCATTTGGTTTGATATAGAAAATTCGGACAAGAAAATCGAAGTGTTTACTACCAGACCCGATACCATATACGGTGCTACCTTTATGGTTCTAGCACCCGAACACGAACTCGTTGCCGAAATAACAAACAAGGATCAAGAAAAAGCCGTAGCCGACTACGTTGCGTGGACTAATTCAAGAACGGAAGTCGAAAGGATGTCGGAAGTTAAAAAGGTTAGCGGTGAGTTTACAGGTGCATACGCTATTAATCCTTTAAATGGCAACAAAATCCCCATTTGGATAGCCGATTATGTTCTTATGGGGTACGGAACCGGTGCTATTATGGCTGTTCCGGCACACGATAGTCGCGACTTTTTATTTGCCAGACATTTTAATCTTCCCATAATTCAGGTTGTAAAAAACACCAAAGACGAAGTAACCGTTCCTACCGATGAATGGACTGAACCCTACGATTCTAAAGACGGTTATTCCTGCAATTCGGATATAATTAACGGTTTGAGTGTTGAAGAAGCAATAAAAAAGATTATCGAAGAAGTTGAGAATAAACAGATAGGAAAAGCTGTAACAAACTACCGTCTGCGTGATGTTATTTTCAGTCGTCAGCGATATTGGGGTGAGCCGATACCGATATATTACAAAGACGGCATAGCATACAGCTTGAAGGAAGAAGAATTACCACTTTGTTTGCCTAACGTTGATTCGTATCTTCCAACATCAACAGGTGAGCCGCCATTAGCAGGACTTTCAGACTGGAAAACCAATGAAGGCTACCAACTAGAAGTTACCACAATGCCTGGTTTTGCCGGTTCAAGCGCCTACTATCTGAGATATATGGATCCTAAAAACGACAAAGAGCTTGTAAGCCAAAAAGCAATTAATTATTGGCAAAACGTCGATTTGTACGTTGGAGGAGCCGAACACTCAACCGGGCACCTTTTGTATGCTCGATTTTGGAACATGTTTTTGTTCGACCTTGGAATTACTATTTCAACCGAACCTTTCAAAAAAATGATTAACCAAGGCATGATTCAAGGTCGTTCGAGTATTGCGTACAGAATTAAAGGCGAAAATACTTTTGTTTCACATAATTTAATTGGAGATTACGACGTGCAACCTATTCACGTTGATATTGGACTTGTTCATAACGACATCTTGAACATTGAGAAGTTTAAGCAATGGCGTCCCGAGCTTGCTGATGCAGAGTTTATTTTGGAAGATGGTAAATACATTTGCGGTTGGGAAATTGAAAAAATGTCGAAATCGTTGTACAACGTTGTAAACCCCGACGAACTTATAGACCAATACGGAGCCGATACATTAAGAATTTACGAAATGTTTTTAGGTCCTATTGAACAAGCTAAGCCATGGGATACTAACGGCATTGAAGGTGTTAGCAGATTTATCAGAAAGTTTTGGAGACTGTTTCATGATAATAACAACGATTTTGTTGTATCAGACGAAACTCCCACAAAAGATGAATTGAAAATTCTACATAAAACCATAAAAAAAGTTGAAGAAGATATAGAACGTTTCTCTTTCAACACAGGCGTCAGTGCCCTAATGATATGCGTTAACGAACTTACCGACCTTAAATGCAACAAACGCAGCATTTTGAACGACTTGATTATATTAGCTTCGCCTTACGCACCGCACGTTGCCGAAGAATTATGGCATCTT